The Chanos chanos chromosome 6, fChaCha1.1, whole genome shotgun sequence genome includes a region encoding these proteins:
- the LOC115813783 gene encoding elastase-1 gives MLRFLLLTSLAALVLAEDAEPIYLEHQTMVERVVGGEIASANSWPWQISLQYLSGGSYYHTCGGSLIRTGWVMTAAHCVDTSRTWRVVVGDHDIYTHEGTEQYLSVSAVYVHPNWNRNNVAGGYDIALLRLSTAAVLNSKVQLATLPPSGQVLPNNNACYITGWGRTSTGGPLSAKLKQAYLPVVDHQTCSSSSWWGSTVKTTMVCAGGGSDSGCNGDSGGPLNCLVSGRYVVHGVTSFVSSLGCNTLRKPTVFTRVSAYISWLQGIMG, from the exons atgCTGAGATTCCTTTTGCTGACCAGCCTCGCCGCCCTGG TGCTGGCCGAGGATGCTGAGCCCATATACCTGGAGCACCAGACCATGGTGGAGAGAGTTGTTGGTGGTGAGATCGCAAGTGCTAATTCCTGGCCCTGGCAG atctctCTCCAGTATCTCTCTGGTGGCAGCTACTACCACACCTGTGGAGGCAGTCTGATCAGAACAGGATGGGTGATGACTGCAGCTCACTGTGTCGACAC TTCAAGGACTTGGCGTGTTGTGGTTGGAGATCATGACATCTACACCCATGAGGGTACAGAGCAGTACCTTAGTGTTAGCGCAGTCTACGTTCACCCCAACTGGAACCGCAACAACGTGGCTGGAGG ATATGACATTGCCCTGCTCCGTCTGTCCACTGCGGCTGTTCTTAACTCCAAAGTACAGCTGGCTACTCTGCCTCCATCTGGTCAGGTCCTGCCCAACAATAACGCCTGCTACATCACCGGCTGGGGCCGTACCTCTA CTGGAGGTCCCCTGTCTGCCAAGCTGAAGCAGGCTTACCTGCCTGTGGTGGACCACCAGACCTGCTCCAGCAGCAGCTGGTGGGGCAGCACCGTTAAGACCACCATGGTCTGCGCTGGTGGCGGCAGCGATTCTGGTTGCAAT GGTGACTCCGGTGGCCCCTTGAACTGTTTGGTGAGCGGCCGTTACGTTGTCCATGGAGTGACCAGCTTTGTGTCCTCTCTTGGCTGTAACACCTTGAGGAAGCCCACTGTCTTCACCCGTGTGTCTGCCTACATCAGCTGGTTGCAGGGA ATCATGGGATAA